The DNA sequence GAAGAAGGCTGCGGTTATCACACACTTGTGCTCAGCAGTGTGTCGCAGGCATGTGCAGTGAACCTGGTGTGTTATAACAGAACCTGTGCTTCCTGCCTGGGCAGTGAGGCTAACACACATGCTCTCTGCATTCTTCTGTCCCTTCTTACCCCAAACGCCCACCTGTGACACTTCTGCCTGAGGACTTTGTACACGAAAGGTAATCTAACAACAGCCTTTAAGAGAAACTGAGATAAAACACACAGGCCGATACCTGTAGTTTCCACCAGAGGGCAGTGTGAGCTCCATCCTGGTTTCCAGGCAATACCAATCAGCAAGAAGTGACCCCCCTagactgcgggggggggggacctagATAATAGACCTGGGCTCAGAGAGGGCAGCTATCATTCTTAGTTCACACAGCAGGGCAGGATGTGAACTCTGACCTTCCAAACACCCTGTCCGTGAAGCCTTCCTGTCTACATCTGGCATCCATCCCCACCCCGGTCCTGAGTCCTCCCAACCTTATTAACACCAACAGTTTCCTGCGTGATCTCACTTGCCTTTTACTCTAGCACCTAATTGATCCAGTGCTAGTAGGTGGACCTGCTGTGTCTTGAGTTCATAGATAAGGTCTATGGGTCTCACATCTTTTCAAGAACCTAAAGCCAGGTGTAGGTACTCCGTCTGCCCCTTCTgctgaaagggaggaaggagggagggaacaaaggaaagaaggaaggggggagaaaaaggaaggaactaggaaagaagataaaaagaaagaggaaagagctaAATAGATGAACAGATGGAAAGTTGGgcaggcagatggacagatggatgcaCAGATCGATGGATGGGCAGACGGATGGATGAGTGGACAGATGAACAGATGAGCTGACTAAAAGCTGAAGAGGCATCTATTGATCCTTCCCTTATCCCGGGAAGAATCTGCTGGTCTCTCAGGCAGCTCCACGCCCAGTCCCGTGGAACAACTGGGGTGTGAGGAATTTGCATGCTAAGGAGTTCTCTTAgcacaggagggggagggagggagagaaacataTGGAAATTATAATGAAGGCAGCATCGGTGCAGTGTCCCTTGGCCTAGATTTTTGTGACAGCCGTGgtagaaagaaatattaaatccATATGACTTAATTCTAAACCTCTCAAGACTTTAATAAACTAaactgacaggaaaaaaaatcattttttttggagggggggtcTACAATTTTTGTCCTTAGAAAATGTGGTCACCACAAGTGTAAGTGACCTGGATCGTGCCTAGTTCCAAATGTATGCAAAGGCCAAAAAATTATACCAGAGCCTGGCCGAGCCAGAGCCAACAGACCAGGCTTCTGCAGGGTCCCCAGGGACCCTGGCAGCAGCAGCTGCCTTTGCCTGTTGTTGCACTGAACCAAGGAACTGAGGACACTGGGGTCACAGGGATCACTGGGGCTACCAATCTGCTTAAGCCATTTAATGTCACCTGTATGTTTGGCACCTcaggctgaccacttggtatcaGATAAACTGGGGAAGACCGTTTCTCTCACTCCCCATACTCTGAATGGAGTTGCCCATAATTCTTTTGGGTTCAGGCCCCACAAGCCCTTTCTTTTCCAGGTTCGCATGCATGTTCTCTGGCATGCTCCTCGTTCAGATCATGCTTAAGCAGTCATGCTGATGGGACTCTGTGGGTGTGGCTCCTCTAAGGGACCACATCTGAGCCCTCCTTCTCATCTTGTCTTTCAAGGGGTGGCTGCTGATGTAAAGCCTTCCAGCCCCCTCCGCCCCCCCCACCagtgcaccccccaccccactcccgtGGCAGGCTGGACCACGCCCTCTGATCCTGTGGCTTTCCAGCCCTCATTATGTGGTTTCCTTGAAGAGGGGTTGACATGCCTACCACACACCCAAGGAAGTCCTGCATGGTTCTAGAAGCTCCTTCCTGTTGGTCAGGAGGATGATGGACACCATGCAGGCTGGATGGCTCTTGccagtttttctttattgttatacAAAGAGGCACGCATTCCTAAACATACAGACTACTCTGCTTAGCCCAAATAATGTAGCCTTTATCTGTATGATCTCAGGGGGCGGGGGAGGCTTTCCTCTGGCTTCCCTCCTCAACGCCAGGACTCCTCCTGGGTCATTCTGCATGTGTTTACCAACGTTAAGCAAAAACAGGTCCCACGTCAAAGAGAAGAAGACAGTATATTCTGGACCAAGTGTGAGTGGCCCCAGCCCCCCAGGACACTGAGTCACTTTGCCCCAACTGGCATGTTCCATTTGGGTACATGAGCGCTTATAAGtcacagaacaaaggaaagtcataaatcaaggacCTTAGGACACATCTCGATTGCGGTTACAGCAAAGGGCGTGGGGGTGGCCATCACTGTGGGCTTTAAGAGTCATCAGATGGCATTTTCAACGTCGAGGCCGGTAGAAGCCAGTGGTCTTTTAAAGTTCATACATTCTAAGCTTTACCTGATAGGTACAAAGACGTTAGATTAGGCACAAGGGTGTCTGACAGATCGCTACTAAAGGGGGCTACAGTTACAGAATGAACTAGgcagggtgcagctcagtgggagagggctCCCCTAGGGGGTCTAATCTCAtgtctgttgttgtgataaaacacccacCCCCCAACAAAAGGCAACTTGGAGGAGAGACTGGTTTGTTTATTAAACTTATAATTTCCAGGTTACAGTCTGTCGTCCCCGGGAACATCAAAGCAGGAGCTCACAGCTGCCTCCCATCCTACCCGCAGCCAAGAGCAGAGCTGCCCGTTTGCTTGTGTTGTTTATGCTAGGTTCACTTTCTTCACCCTTAGAGGGTTCAGGGCTCAGGCCATGAAACGgagctgcccacattcagggtggctCTTCCTTCAGTTAGCAAGACAGTCCCCCTCCCCCGAGATAGGCCCATGggcaacctgatctagacaagtCATGCgctgaggttctctctctctcgggtGGTTCTTGGCTGTtgtcaagctgacagttaaaACTAGCAGGCGTGAggtcctggatttgattccccAGACCTGTGAAAGAAAccggggaagaaagggaaagagggaggtgggggagaaggaaggggccaTAGGCCAAACAGACACGTGCCATGGCAGGTCTGGCATGTGGTCTGGGAGGGATGAGGTAAGAAGGAGATGCCAGATGTGAGGTCTGAGGGATGCCAGGAGGAGGCCAATGCCATGGAGGGAAAGAGAATACTGTCTGGGGAACGGGAAGCACGTGTCTGAAGAAGCTATGGTAGCAGAGAAGAAATGACTGTTGTCTGTCCGATGCCACCTGTCAAGTGGCATCACGTTTGTGGGGGAGGATGGACCACAGAATATTAATGAAGGCTATCCCAGCTGTGAGGGAAAGCAGTtaactcctcttttttttttttttaatttttttttaaagatttatttatttattatatgtaagtacactgtagctgtcttcagacactccagaagagggagtcagatcttgttagggatggttgtgagccaccatgtggttgctgggatttgaactctggaccttcggaagagcagtcgggtgctcttacccactgagccatctcaccagcccagttaaCTCCTCTTAGctcaaggagagaaaaaaaaagtcttgatggAAATGGGGGCCAAAGGGACAGCCCCAGGGACTTTGCACAAGCAGCAGCCCCTGTCCTCCCTTCCCGCCCACAAGTCCGTCAGTCCTTGCGCTTGCGCTCAGCCTAAGTGTCCAAGCAAAATTCCAGCTGCCCTTTTAGCCTCGAGGCCTCCTTTAGAACCAGCAGCCTTACCCTGACCTCCAGTAGTCACCTCATCCagatgtctgtcctctgagaaagGACGACTCGAGGATCCTGGATGCGCGGCTGAGAGGCCTGTGGGGAGGCCATTTGCCTCTGCCCGGTAGTTTATAATTCCTCTAACACTGCCCAGCGCAAGATGTGTGCCCAGAGGCTGCTGCAGTTCAAAGGAGGAAGGGACCCTCTCAGGGAATGGTTGCAGAGGACTTATGTCCCTCAAGGTGAGGACGCTGTGGTGGAGGGCCTCGGGTCGGCTGTGGTGACAGGAGTGGGTAGAAGAGGCTGCTCACATCGCAGAGAAACAGCAGAGACTATGACCCGAAACACAGGTCCTATGGACCTTCAAAGGCCCATCCTTAATGACCCGCTTCTGCCTGCTCAGCCTCCCTCCTAGAGGCCTCACAGCCTCAAACAGCACCACCCTGAGGGGAATGAGCTTATAAAACTTGAGCCATGAGGGCTGACTCAGATTCAAACCCTAACAGCTGCCAACCATATTCACCCCCCACTCCGGGTCCTTCCGATTCCCCCCCTCCCTGTCTTGACCCCAAATGCCCTGGAAGTAATCTGCCGGTTCCCTTGCCTGTATGCCAGCCCCTCCACACGAACTTCTATCTTTAGCCCTTGTTCGCCCAGGAAGGCTGCTGCAGGGACCTACATAGCATCTCGCCACTGTAGACCGGAGGCCACCAGAGGAAATGCCTTGTGTTTTGCACACAGCTGGGCCCTGTGACATCACAGGTGTAGACTGTGGCTGCAAACCCagtgggcagaggggagggaagagggcagTCTGTAGTTTCATGGCGGCTTCCTCTGGGGGATGACTATAAAGACACACATGCCTCAGAATAAAGTGCCACAGAGGGTGTCCCGGGCTCTTTGCTTGACTTTAACACCTGCAGTAGTTCCTGTATACATCCTGTtgtacagatggagaaactgaagcacagaaacAGGAGCTGCTCTCAAGTACCCAGACTTAAACAGAGGCAAAGCCTCAACAACACCATCTTAgccagaggggtgtgtgtgtgtgtgtgtgtgtgtgtgtgtgtgtgtgtgagagagagagagagtatgtgtatgagtgtgtgaaagtgtgtgtgacagtgtgtgtgagagtatgtgtgtgtgcatgtgtgtgagtgtgtgtatgtgtgtgtgtgagagagtgttgtatatgtgcacgtgtgagtgtatgtgtgagtgtgtgagagtgaaaggtgtgagtgtgtgagtatgtgtatgagtgtgtgaatatgtgtgtgagtatgtgtgtgagtgtgtgtgtatgtgtgagtgtgtgtatgtgtgtgtgaatacatgtgtgtgtgagatagagtgtgtgagatagagagagagtgtgtgtgtgtgtgagagagtgtgtgtgtgtatgtgtgtgagagtgttgtgtatgtgcatgtgtcagtgtatgtgtgagagtgtgtgagagtgaaagctgtgagtgtgtgagtatgtgtatgagtgtgtgaatatgtatgtgagtatgtgtgtgtgtgtatgtgtgagtgtgtgtatgtgtgtgagagagagtgtgtgtgtttgtgtgtgaatacgtgtgtgtgagagtgtgtgtgtgtgcgtgtgtgtgtgtgagagNNNNNNNNNNNNNNNNNNNNNNNNNNNNNNNNNNNNNNNNNNNNNNNNNNNNNNNNNNNNNNNNNNNNNNNNNNNNNNNNNNNNNNNNNNNNNNNNNNNNNNNNNNNNNNNNNNNNNNNNNNNNNNNNNNNNNNNNNNNNNNNNNNNNNNNNNNNNNNNNNNNNNNNNNNNNNNNNNNNNNNNNNNNNNNNNNNNNNNNNNNNNNNNNNNGGTCCCCACCCTTTGACTGATTTGGTTGGGCTGAGCACCCTTGCCCCTTGGAGCTCAGAGGCAAACCCTGTCCATCATCCCAGTCTCtatcactggggggggggggggggagttaggTCACGTGGCCAGCTCTGGCCAATGAAAATTGAAGAGCTGCTGCTGGCTGACTTTCACCTCCTCTCCCTGGCATCAAAGTTGAGGAGAGGCACACAGTGGGTGATGTCTGACCCTTGGTGTGGCCATGGAACTGCCCTATCTCTCAAGTCAAGATTATTTatgctttctctgctttgttctgaGCTTGCTGTACCCCAACAAACACATGGGTTCCCAGcaaaaagcagaggaaagggaggtCTTCGCTTATGCTCAGATTTTAATTTAAGCAGGACTTAGAAGGAAAGATGCAATGGGCACCCCCTGGCATaccacagagggagagaaagagagagggagagggagagggagagggagagagagagagagagagagagagagagagagagagagagagagagagagctctaaaAGCCCTGAGGTGGGGCAGAGGGGATGCAGTGCTCAGGTTGAGCCTAGTAAGGGTtcacagagaacacacatgcatatacacatgcacacacacacacatgcacacacacgcacatgcacacacacatgcgcacacacgtacacatgtgcgcacacacgtacacatgtgcgcacacacgtacacatgcatgcctgcacacacacatgtgccttgCTTCTGAGCCACAGAGGCAGTATCGCTCTTCCTGATCAATGCCCCAAGGAGGAGGCAGCTAGAACATAGGAAAGTAATAGCAGCAGTGTCCCAGGCTGATGAGACCGGGTTCAGTCCGCCTTCTAAGAATTGGTGTGTTTACAAGGAAGACCAAGGTGGACCAGAAGCCATGCGCAGCTGTATGGTAGGTGAAGGAGTGACTGCAGCCTGGAGCAGATGTTTGTAGGACACTGAGCAATGTAAGGACAGTCCTAGCTGGTGACATTGGGACATTGAGGCACTAAGCTGCTGATTGAGGGGCCAGGGAGAGGCAGTTGGGAAGACAGTTCGGTCACATAGACGACCCCCGCCAAGTTCCTCAATTTCAGCGATAAAAGCTGTCTGGAAAATGAAGGTCAGTCAGAGGAAACCAGCCTTGTCTACGTGAGAATCTGTGCTGTCCATTCTCTCCCCTGGCCTGGTGATTAGCAGTCCCTGGGAGGTCAGCCACCTGCAGGCACATGGGAACTGCATCTGTCCCCACCTCATCCTGCCTCTGACCCGCCTGAGGATCAGGCGCTTCCTCAGTGTGACTGTGGTCTTCACCTAAGgccttcctgcctccctacctccctgcccAGTCCTGTGAACTCTTGACTCTTGTCCTGGaaatccctctttcctctctggctccctctGTGTGCCCCACCCATAATGTCTTCGCCATCTGCTTCTGTTCCTGGTGAGAGTCTCCGGCTCTCCCTGCCCTGTAGCTGTACACGTGGCAGCGCTGCCCCTGCAGTGCGGAGGAGATTTGGAGAAGTCGGTCGGTCATCCGATAGGCATATGCTTTTCAGCCAAAGCGGTGTTGCCCCTTCCCCATtctcacagacacaaacacatgcatagacacacaaacagacatacacagagagagacaagagaaatacacagacacacacacacacacacacacacacactagtgtatGGGCACAAGGGGAGTGAAGCCAAGGCACACAGTCAGAAGAATCAGCCGAGGGCTCATGACAGGGGACACTGAGATGATGGGCCCTGACCAAGTGGATCTGAGGGGAAGTAGTCCCTCTCAAAGGCCCCCAGCCTGGCTGCAGAGCCCATGGGAGCTGGGACCCAAGCTCATCATGTCTCTCAAACTACTCACGCCTACTTTGCATTTCTTGGAACAATTATCCATCCTGTCAGGATTCTGCACCACTGTGGGCCCTTGTAAGGTCTGAAGTGGGATTCTGCTCCCATTCCCATGTGTACTTTGAGTCAAAGTCCTCAGTAAAGTAAGAAAGAAGATTTGGGGTCAGATGTTAGAAAGACTGTGTAGGGTCCAAAGAGGTTAAATTACCCAGCATCCTCCATCCCTCCAGCTAAACGAGAGACTGCCTTGTGCAAAGGCAGAACAGAAAGCCACAAGGTCTCTTAGACACGTCGTTAGGCATGGAGGAGCCTGATAGATAGGGTCTTTGTCTTGGCTAGTCCAGTGCCAGCCTGTTTTCCACTCTCTGCATCCAAATCTCCTACCTTCTTCAAAAGTCCAGTGGGAACTTGCTGTCCTCATGGCGTGTGGCATCCTCCCAGTTCCTGGGGCTCATGTCCGCCCTGGACCACAGAGCaggcctcctccctctgtctggATCTGTCTGTACCACCTGGCCCCAGTGAGCTGCCTCTAAAAGGCCTCGGGCCAAGGTCAAGTTCACACTCAGAACCTCTCCTGTGTCCAATTCCATTCTGTTtactgcttctctgtctctctcttcgtTCACTTTATCTCATTGAGATCATATCTATATAACTCTAACTAGCCTTGaatgctgtatagaccaggctagcctttaacCACGGAGATTCCCCTGcctttgccaggcactggggttaaaggcataagccaccatgaccagctcTCTCCACTTTACAGAGATCTCTCTGCCACCCTGCCTTGGTGGCCTCCAATTTTATGAAACCCCTGCCCAAGCTCTTCCATGCTTTGCCTGTTTGGGAAGTTCCCGTCGCCAAGATCTAGGGTTTCTGTACCCACTGGGACTACGCCACCGAGTCAGAACACCGAGTGTGGACACCGTCGGAGGCTATCTCATGGCCACTGCTGAACTGAGGCTGGAAGGAAGTGTGGACGGCAGTGAGACAGGAGGGTGAGGTGGGTGCTGGTCTGAATACCCTGAACCAGCACCACCTGGAAATGCCTGTGGCTTTGGTGTGCACATCAGTGTGCACATGCTGCGGGTGCCTGGCATGAAGTTTCCAGAGCAGTCAGCCAGCACAGCAGTCCAACACATTCCACCAACATGCTAGACAGAAGATCTGGGCCTTCTTCATGTTAGAGCATATTTAACAAGCAAGAGCACACTTGCCAGGCCATTGGACAGGTACAAATGGGACGCCTCTCTTTCGAACCCTcgatggaccccccccccaaggacaCAGAGCCCACTCTGCCACTGAACGGGCTGGATTCCCAAGCAGGTGCAAAAAGTATGTTCTTTCCAGTATTCATCTTCCACTTGGAACATAGGGAGCCACCAAATATTGATGGCTCCACAGAGCAGGGCACAAACTTCTGCTGTCCCTCCcacggcagcaggcagagagtggAGGCAGGGGTCCGCTTAACAGTACAGGCAAGGGACTGTGCTTGGTCAATATGGCCACCCCCAACAGACCATCCTCTGGGAGGCACGATGGGTATTTTATGAGACAGAGGTATGGGACTCTGCGGTCCCTCGCACAAGTGAGAAGATGCTGTGGTATGTGGTGAATACTGTCAACTTGTCAGGATCCAGAATCACCTAAGACAAGTGTCTGGGCGTGCCTATGAAGTTGTTTCCAGGTCAGTGAAGGTGGGAGGTACCATTCCGTGGTCAGGTCCAGGTCAGaataaaagggagagaaaaagcagcCTGTCCACCCACActcatctctctgcctcctgactgcagatgcgGCGGGACCAGCACCTGACAACCCGGCTGCTATGCCATCCACACCATGTTAGATAGATATACCCCCCCCCAAGCCAAAAAGAACCCTTTCTgccctgagttgcttttgtctCAGTAACAAGATAGTAGCAAATACAGTTGGCGAGGCATTTTGGAGTACCCGGCTGGTACGTGAgattctggaatgttctctgaGGAAAATCACCACCATGTTTCTGCTGCACAGAGGCACACCTGCCCGGTGACATGTCATCTAATCCTGAGACCTCCATGCCCCCACTACTGTGAGGCAAACCATTGTCAGCTCCATTTTGCAGGCAgtgaaactgaggctcagagatgtGGGGACTTGCCCAGATAGATCTTAGCTGACTCTCAGTGAGACTCCAGATGTCTGgctgtcaatgactggcaggacAGAGTGTCTTATCTCCCGAGGCAGGAGATGGCCGTAGGGCAAAAAGTACCAGGCTGAATTGCCAAGAGAATCCAATATCTTTATTCACACTGGCCAAGCAGGCAAGGACAGTTGGGCTGAGGGTGGTTTTGTAGAACCAGCCCTCACAGCACATGGCGGGCCTTGCTTCTGTCACCCTCCCATGGCTCCCTTGGCTGTAAGCACCAGAGATGCCCTCCCAGGGCCAACCCTGCCCTGGATCTGCAGAAGCACCAATGGACGGAGGCCACCTTCCCCTGAGAAGCTTGGGCAGGCTacagtgggagaggagaaggtTGGAGAGCCACCAGGCTACACACCCTGAGAAAGGCGTAGAGGTCTTGCTTTTTCACAACCTCCCCCAGGGCCTGTCTTGGCAGCATGGCTCAGAGAAGGCCCCCAGGTAACCTGAATGTCACTGGCTTCAGTCCCTAGACCTGCTTTGGGCTGAAACCTGCCACCTCCGTCCTGCCTGACTTGCCCACGATGTCTGCAAGGGCGATACAGGCAGGAGAAGCTCTGAAATGGGAGCCACCTCCAGGGGGACAGGGGCTTAAGCACCTTCATAAATCCAGGGTGAGCCTGGGCCTTGGAGGAGCCAGGAGGGCCAGAGAGCACTAGTGCATGGCTAATGTctgggggaaaggaggagggctGAAGGAGTCTTCAAAAGTCAGGGAAGAGAACGGGCTCCAGTTCCCAGACGTCCCTTCATCCCAGATACGTCTAAACTCCTGGGTCTCCTCCCAGCCAAGACTATATCTATATTTGCTTTAATGCTGGGCACAGGGCAAGAACATGGAGCATGGGAAAGGGTACCATCCCATCTCCAGGACCTGTGGCACCATGGGAGCAGTGGAGAAGGAACCACAGTGCCCGCGGACCCAGTCTAGAGGAGCACCCAGTATGCGCTCAAGTCTTAGTACCCACTTCCGGGCTTTCCTAAGACCTGAGACCACGTGAGCGGACAGCATTAGATCAATGCGCATGCGCAAATGGACAATGGCtgaaaaaggggaggaggggaaaggtcaGACATGAGGGAAgcccaggaggaggagaaagccagAGGATATGGAAAGAATCCtagagtttgggggtgggggagcaattCCGGAGCAATTCTCGAAGTCCCTAGAATGCTGGGAACACTCTAGAGAGCACAATTCCTCAAGCGTGATCCACAGACCAGTAGTATCAATGTCACGGAGGAAATCACTAGAGATGAAGAATCCTGGGTCTACCCCAAATGCGAAGCCAGAATCTACCAGATAATAAAGACCCCGGGGATAAATAGAGTGGTGGAGTGTCAGGAGAGCCACTCTAGAGGCTGGCAAAGTCTGGAATACGTAAGCCCCAAATTATCAGAAAAGGAAGCCAAGAGGATAGGGATAGAGACAGACTGCAGGTAACGGTGGAGACAAGGAATGAAGAGCAGCAGACCCAGCCCTGGGACCTACGGGACCTGCCCTAGCCACCAGCCGCCCAGCTGCGAAGGTGGCCCGGGGAGCTCAGTTGTCCTCTGCCTTGATCAGGTGGCCGCTGAAGGTGATGTACGTGTCCACGTCATCGCTGTAGATGCCGTTCTCCCGCTCCCGCTTGAAGAGCCTCACCCACACGCGGTCACCCGGCACCAGCGGCAGCATCACACTCTGGCTCTGCATGATGCTGCGCTCGCTGGGCTGCGCGTACAGGATCACCACCGCCTCCTCGTTGTGGACGATGTGCACGTAGGTCTCCTTGTAGTTCCAGCTGTGCACGTTGAGGCTGAAGAAGTAGAGGCCGCGCAGGGGAGCCACGAAGCGGCCGGTGGCCATGTCGAAGTGGCCATCCGTGTTCACGAAGACCCTGTCGAACAGCAGTGAGAGGAAGTTCTCGCTGCTGTGCAAGCCTGTCTTGCGGCCCACAGAGAAGGCCGAATAACGCGTCTGGCACGAGCTGCCAGGGCTACCTGCCTGCCCCTTGTCACCTTTGACACCCTGAGAGCCACGATCCCCTCGGGTACCATTCTTGCCTGGCTTCCCTGGTGTTCCTGAAGGACCTCTGTCCCCTTTGTCACCTGTGAGGACACGAAGGGggagaagtcaggacaggtacCCACCTGTGTGCTAAGCACTCCTTTTTGGAAGCATGTGCCCTGGCCTGGGTCCAGACAAAGGAGCTGGTGTTTATTGAGCCCCTAACTGCACGCAGGTCATTGCCACCCCAAACATCCCTCTGCAGAAGTGAAACTGAGGCCATTTCCAAGACTTAAAGTGTATCCTATCCAGCTCAGCCTGGGTCCCCTTCTTAGCAAGAAGAGGGTGACAAGCTTCCGGCCTAGGCCAGCCAGGGGGTGGGGTAAGGTAAGATAGACTGTACTTTTGGTTAGAGAAGAAAACTGCCTTTGGGTCTTGGGTATTTAGGGTGTACCTTAAAAGGGCAACGCCCACTTCAAGGTTACACTCGAGTCCTTCCTTGGCAAGGAGAGGGCAGGACATCCACTCAGGATGGCCCAGCCCATCTCCACCCTCCCTGGAACTGGTGCTCT is a window from the Mus pahari chromosome 17, PAHARI_EIJ_v1.1, whole genome shotgun sequence genome containing:
- the C1qtnf6 gene encoding complement C1q tumor necrosis factor-related protein 6 isoform X1, whose amino-acid sequence is MRVIMGLASLGSLWAVFLLPLVFGVPTEEPTFGGSVASHLPKGCRRCCDPKDLMSSDDTVQAPVSPYVLPEVRPYINITILKGDKGDRGPSGTPGKPGKNGTRGDRGSQGVKGDKGQAGSPGSSCQTRYSAFSVGRKTGLHSSENFLSLLFDRVFVNTDGHFDMATGRFVAPLRGLYFFSLNVHSWNYKETYVHIVHNEEAVVILYAQPSERSIMQSQSVMLPLVPGDRVWVRLFKRERENGIYSDDVDTYITFSGHLIKAEDN